A single Myxococcales bacterium DNA region contains:
- a CDS encoding peptidase U62 gives MHRHAPAWALAAALAACGPGGKKVVRPPVDLPPVDPPITLADIPTHIAVTTDAPLSDDTPSARSPVLDIMVAENQRWMTALTKATDPAYYLGYQIVEQRVVSLDAEGGALVGDSDETDRVLDVEIRVGTPALDNTRAITNDDNGLNEPLRRRATVPFGSDPQAIANHLWLETDRRYREAVLALAYVRQDQRTLGKRAAEPDFSPAPAETYIAAPVTLTFDKAAWVARLKRCSGRALRGHATRGSCGAVFTQNLAWFVNSDGTQTQMAWTTAQLSVSVGVKADDGDNLNRLEQAFGRTPADLPDDAALDKMIDAVNTDLDALHEAPLADPYVGPAILEGRAAGVFFHEVFGHRIEGHRQKDDTSGQTFSAQVGKEIMPSWLSVYDDPTLVTLNGLQLNGFYRFDDEGVRARLTHLVDDGKLVGFLMGRNPIAAGPRSNGHGRKQAGFDPVSRQGNLVVTADKTVERGDLEKMLLAEVKQQGRPYGMVFTDISGGFTNTSAFAPQAFKVNPVMAYRLYPDGRRELVRGIDIGGTPLVALQSIRAASREVETFNGVCGAESGWVPVSASAPSLLLDKLEIEKSFIPADRPPVLNPPPSIRAGGVR, from the coding sequence ATGCATCGCCATGCCCCTGCCTGGGCCCTGGCCGCGGCCCTCGCCGCGTGCGGCCCTGGTGGCAAGAAGGTCGTGCGGCCGCCGGTCGATCTCCCGCCCGTCGATCCCCCGATCACCCTCGCCGACATCCCCACCCACATCGCCGTCACCACCGACGCGCCGCTGAGCGACGACACGCCCTCGGCGCGGTCGCCGGTGCTCGACATCATGGTCGCCGAGAACCAGCGCTGGATGACCGCGCTGACCAAGGCCACCGATCCGGCCTACTACCTCGGCTACCAGATCGTCGAGCAGCGCGTGGTCTCGCTCGACGCCGAGGGCGGCGCGCTGGTCGGCGACAGCGACGAGACCGACCGCGTGCTCGACGTCGAGATCCGCGTCGGCACGCCCGCGCTCGACAACACCCGCGCGATCACCAACGACGACAACGGCCTCAACGAGCCGCTGCGCCGCCGCGCGACCGTCCCGTTCGGGAGCGATCCCCAGGCGATCGCCAACCACCTCTGGCTCGAGACCGATCGGCGCTACCGCGAGGCGGTGCTGGCCCTGGCCTACGTCCGCCAGGACCAGCGCACGCTCGGCAAGCGCGCGGCCGAGCCCGACTTCTCGCCGGCGCCGGCCGAGACCTACATCGCCGCGCCGGTGACGCTGACGTTCGACAAGGCCGCCTGGGTCGCGCGGCTCAAGCGCTGCTCGGGGCGGGCCCTGCGCGGCCACGCCACCCGCGGCAGCTGCGGCGCGGTGTTCACGCAGAACCTCGCGTGGTTCGTCAACAGCGACGGCACCCAGACCCAGATGGCGTGGACCACCGCGCAGCTGTCGGTGTCGGTCGGCGTCAAGGCCGACGACGGCGACAACCTGAACCGGCTCGAGCAGGCGTTCGGGCGCACGCCCGCCGACCTGCCCGACGACGCCGCGCTCGACAAGATGATCGACGCGGTCAACACCGACCTCGACGCGCTGCACGAGGCGCCGCTGGCCGATCCCTACGTCGGCCCGGCGATCCTCGAGGGCCGCGCCGCCGGCGTGTTCTTCCACGAGGTGTTCGGCCACCGCATCGAGGGTCACCGCCAGAAGGACGACACCAGCGGCCAGACCTTCTCGGCCCAGGTCGGCAAGGAGATCATGCCGAGCTGGCTGTCGGTCTACGACGATCCGACGCTGGTCACGCTCAACGGCCTGCAGCTCAACGGCTTCTACCGCTTCGACGACGAGGGCGTCCGCGCGCGGCTCACCCACCTGGTCGACGACGGCAAGCTGGTCGGCTTCCTGATGGGCCGCAACCCGATCGCCGCCGGCCCGCGGTCGAACGGCCACGGCCGCAAGCAGGCCGGGTTCGATCCGGTGTCGCGCCAGGGCAACCTGGTCGTCACCGCCGACAAGACCGTCGAGCGCGGCGATCTCGAGAAGATGCTCCTGGCCGAGGTCAAGCAGCAGGGCCGGCCCTACGGCATGGTCTTCACCGACATCTCGGGCGGGTTCACCAACACCTCGGCGTTCGCGCCCCAGGCGTTCAAGGTCAACCCGGTGATGGCGTACCGGCTCTACCCCGACGGCCGGCGCGAGCTGGTGCGCGGCATCGACATCGGCGGCACGCCGCTGGTGGCGCTGCAGTCGATCCGCGCCGCGAGCCGCGAGGTCGAGACCTTCAACGGCGTCTGCGGCGCCGAGAGCGGCTGGGTGCCGGTGTCGGCCTCGGCGCCGAGCCTGCTGCTCGACAAGCTCGAGATCGAGAAGTCGTTCATCCCGGCCGATCGGCCCCCGGTCCTCAACCCACCGCCGTCGATCCGCGCGGGAGGTGTGCGATGA
- a CDS encoding Hsp70 family protein: MSSKSTIVGIDLGTTNTSVAATQGTKVTILTPGDGARSFPSVVSFPTPREVVVGAVARSRITTDPSRTIASPKRLLGRKFTDREVQTFVGAAPYGSHAGDDGTVVIDIDGEEYAIPQLCAHLLSAAKAIAEQHLGEPVTEVVLAVPVSFDEVRCRAVETAARLAGLDVVGLIAEPNAAALANRYVAGFGGLIGIYDFGGGTFDFSIVDVSRSRFQVVAALGDAWLGGDDIDSVLAEAAANQFWRKHKVDLRRQVVEYQRVRFACEEAKRALSTAPSTTLHVPEVLRTTDGMVDLKLALDSATLARAAGAIIRRTLDVCAQTLRKAGVTGDQLTGVYLCGGSSLMPAIRDAAQRFFGVPIHAGVPPEQAVCLGAAIHGSLIAARRSSPAIPKR; this comes from the coding sequence ATGAGCTCGAAGTCCACCATCGTCGGCATCGACCTCGGCACGACCAACACGTCGGTCGCCGCGACCCAGGGGACCAAGGTCACGATCCTGACCCCCGGCGACGGCGCCCGCTCGTTCCCATCGGTGGTGTCGTTCCCGACCCCGCGCGAGGTCGTGGTCGGGGCCGTCGCCCGATCCCGGATCACGACCGATCCGTCGCGGACGATCGCCTCGCCCAAGCGCCTCCTGGGCCGCAAGTTCACCGACCGCGAGGTCCAGACCTTCGTCGGGGCGGCGCCCTACGGCAGCCACGCCGGCGACGACGGCACCGTCGTGATCGACATCGACGGCGAGGAGTACGCGATCCCGCAGCTGTGCGCCCACCTGCTGTCCGCGGCCAAGGCCATCGCCGAGCAGCACCTGGGCGAACCCGTGACCGAGGTCGTCCTGGCCGTGCCGGTCAGCTTCGACGAGGTCCGCTGCCGTGCGGTCGAGACCGCCGCCCGCCTCGCGGGGCTCGACGTGGTCGGCCTGATCGCCGAGCCCAACGCCGCGGCCCTGGCCAACCGCTACGTGGCTGGCTTCGGCGGCCTGATCGGCATCTACGACTTCGGCGGCGGCACCTTCGACTTCTCGATCGTCGACGTGTCGCGCTCGCGGTTCCAGGTGGTGGCGGCCCTGGGCGACGCCTGGCTGGGCGGCGACGACATCGACTCGGTGCTGGCCGAGGCCGCGGCCAACCAGTTCTGGCGCAAGCACAAGGTCGATCTGCGGCGCCAGGTGGTCGAGTACCAGCGGGTCCGGTTCGCGTGCGAGGAGGCCAAGCGGGCCCTGTCGACCGCGCCGTCGACCACGCTGCACGTGCCCGAGGTGCTGCGCACGACCGACGGCATGGTCGACCTCAAGCTGGCGCTCGACAGCGCGACCCTGGCCCGCGCGGCCGGCGCCATCATCCGCCGCACGCTCGACGTGTGCGCGCAGACGCTGCGCAAGGCCGGCGTGACCGGCGATCAGCTCACCGGCGTCTACCTGTGCGGGGGCTCGTCCCTGATGCCGGCCATCCGCGACGCCGCGCAGCGCTTCTTCGGCGTCCCGATCCACGCGGGCGTGCCGCCCGAGCAGGCGGTGTGCCTGGGCGCGGCGATCCACGGGTCGTTGATCGCGGCGCGGCGGTCGTCGCCGGCGATCCCGAAGCGCTGA
- a CDS encoding AAA family ATPase, translated as MKSLHVENFRGFEQLDVTFDEHVTLLVVGNGAGKSGVLEAIKVALGSYFAAVDQSPDQSIDIAHARRVVHEVGGVPDLQTQWPVKVRAVADVSRYPRQLDIFDSPLQWERSRAGRDQRTAWGSEAAVRSFGSFLQGLVQNGKEVPLPLLTCYGTGRLWRQRKITEERLGLNTRFDGYTDCLEMATSEQLLTLWMYDKRLIELEARERDPTFAEPRMAAVTRAVCDCIHGVTRFWLDLKQKEIRIERSGAVESFSMLSDGYRNMIAMAADIAQRAATLNPQFGVDAARETAGIVLIDEIELHLHPKWQRSVIPSLRRAFPRMQFIATTHSPQVVSTVERGQVRLFDNNQLVDVNLFVEGRASNELLEDVFGVPARPEATARELDELFHLLDVEDYAGARRKFDDLKPQLGPDDAAMVRARWILDTEGGVKHVAPVAS; from the coding sequence TTGAAGTCCCTGCACGTCGAGAACTTCCGCGGCTTCGAGCAGCTCGACGTCACGTTCGACGAGCACGTGACGCTGCTGGTCGTCGGCAACGGGGCGGGCAAATCTGGCGTGCTGGAAGCCATCAAGGTCGCGCTCGGATCGTATTTCGCCGCGGTCGATCAGAGCCCCGACCAGAGCATAGACATCGCGCACGCCCGGCGAGTCGTCCATGAAGTCGGTGGAGTACCCGACCTTCAAACCCAATGGCCGGTCAAGGTCAGAGCTGTCGCGGACGTGAGCCGTTACCCGCGCCAGCTGGACATCTTCGATTCACCGCTGCAATGGGAGCGGTCACGTGCCGGGCGCGACCAGCGGACGGCGTGGGGAAGCGAGGCCGCCGTACGTTCGTTCGGGTCCTTCCTACAAGGACTGGTGCAGAACGGGAAAGAGGTCCCACTGCCGTTGTTGACCTGCTACGGGACCGGTCGCCTCTGGCGCCAGCGGAAGATCACGGAGGAGCGTCTCGGCCTCAATACGCGCTTCGATGGCTACACGGACTGCCTCGAGATGGCCACGTCCGAGCAGCTGCTCACGTTGTGGATGTACGATAAGCGGCTGATCGAACTCGAAGCCCGGGAGCGTGACCCGACCTTCGCCGAGCCTCGCATGGCTGCCGTGACGCGGGCCGTGTGCGACTGCATCCATGGGGTCACCCGGTTCTGGCTCGACCTGAAACAAAAGGAGATCCGGATCGAACGCAGCGGCGCTGTCGAGTCGTTCTCGATGCTCAGCGACGGCTACCGCAACATGATCGCGATGGCCGCAGACATCGCACAACGCGCGGCGACCCTGAACCCTCAGTTCGGCGTCGACGCGGCCCGCGAGACCGCCGGCATCGTGCTCATCGACGAGATCGAGCTGCACCTGCATCCGAAGTGGCAGCGCTCGGTCATCCCCAGCCTGCGGCGGGCGTTCCCCCGGATGCAGTTCATAGCCACGACTCACTCGCCGCAGGTGGTGTCGACGGTCGAACGCGGCCAGGTTCGGCTGTTCGACAACAACCAGCTGGTCGACGTCAACCTGTTCGTCGAGGGCCGGGCCTCAAACGAGCTGCTGGAAGACGTGTTCGGCGTCCCGGCCCGCCCCGAAGCGACCGCGCGCGAACTCGACGAACTTTTCCACCTGCTCGACGTCGAGGACTACGCAGGCGCGCGCAGGAAGTTCGACGACCTCAAACCCCAGCTCGGTCCGGATGACGCCGCGATGGTGCGCGCGCGGTGGATCCTCGACACCGAAGGCGGCGTCAAGCACGTCGCACCTGTCGCGTCGTGA
- a CDS encoding PQQ-binding-like beta-propeller repeat protein, translated as MLRTRWLAVVGVTVLAGCGGGRAHRGELTQVGDPPPTKAGAAGATDAGTGAPQPPPGDDVGAEMDAMTTAAFAQPATSFRPGHVSKRAAPKAARTRSGFEIQFPSRATITTPAVYDGRVYVSGGFKSKEFYAFEATSGKAAWALDLDDDGPSTAACAERTCVINTESCTVFALDARTGEQLWAWWLGDPLTSSPTIAGGLVFTSYPVQAVDDAAKERPPHATHALAAFELRTGALVWQRWLDADVMSSPVAAGEFLYVSTFNGTLMKLEPATGKLRYAVRGQATSAPVVQFVGGRESMFYTSRVDFADDPLEGALRAPAEMIIRTDDNHPKTRYTTAQKKADYIDAAKQAGSTYADTGKSQDAHNGFSGGAPASANAPAAAAMIGQGSVSTMQAFQGSRILNLGATNVNTMGDEVIATNAENGERLWSVKLEGDVTKDGGFLGTAPAAAGGRVLVATLKGEVLELEPGSGKVARKHAVGAPVRSQPVAVDGWIYVGTEDGRLVAIDTKDRSLTGWPMWGGNAARTGIATAP; from the coding sequence ATGTTGCGCACGCGCTGGTTGGCCGTCGTCGGAGTGACTGTACTCGCTGGCTGTGGCGGTGGCCGGGCCCACCGCGGCGAGCTGACGCAGGTCGGCGACCCGCCCCCGACCAAGGCGGGCGCCGCGGGCGCCACGGACGCCGGGACCGGCGCGCCCCAGCCGCCGCCGGGCGACGACGTCGGCGCCGAGATGGACGCGATGACGACCGCGGCGTTCGCGCAGCCGGCCACGAGCTTCCGCCCCGGCCACGTCAGCAAGCGGGCGGCGCCGAAGGCGGCCAGGACCCGGTCGGGCTTCGAGATCCAGTTCCCGAGCCGGGCGACGATCACGACGCCGGCGGTCTACGACGGCCGGGTCTACGTCTCGGGCGGGTTCAAGTCCAAGGAGTTCTATGCGTTCGAGGCCACGAGCGGCAAGGCGGCGTGGGCGCTCGACCTCGACGACGACGGCCCGTCGACCGCGGCCTGCGCCGAGCGGACCTGCGTGATCAACACCGAGTCGTGCACGGTGTTCGCGCTCGACGCGCGCACCGGCGAGCAGCTGTGGGCGTGGTGGCTCGGCGACCCGCTGACCAGCTCGCCGACGATCGCCGGCGGCCTGGTCTTCACGTCGTACCCGGTCCAGGCGGTCGACGACGCCGCCAAGGAGCGGCCGCCCCACGCGACCCACGCGCTCGCCGCGTTCGAGCTGCGCACCGGCGCGCTGGTGTGGCAGCGCTGGCTCGACGCGGACGTCATGTCGTCGCCGGTCGCGGCCGGCGAGTTCCTGTACGTCTCGACCTTCAACGGCACGCTGATGAAGCTCGAGCCGGCCACCGGCAAGCTGCGCTACGCCGTGCGCGGCCAGGCGACCTCGGCGCCGGTCGTGCAATTCGTCGGCGGGCGCGAGTCGATGTTCTACACCTCGCGCGTCGACTTCGCCGACGACCCGCTCGAGGGTGCGCTGCGGGCGCCGGCCGAGATGATCATCCGCACCGACGACAACCACCCCAAGACCCGGTACACGACCGCGCAGAAGAAGGCCGACTACATCGACGCGGCCAAGCAGGCCGGCAGCACCTACGCCGACACCGGCAAGAGCCAGGACGCGCACAACGGCTTCTCGGGCGGCGCGCCGGCGTCGGCCAACGCCCCGGCCGCGGCCGCGATGATCGGCCAGGGCAGCGTGTCGACGATGCAGGCGTTCCAGGGCTCGCGCATCCTCAACCTCGGCGCGACCAACGTGAACACGATGGGCGACGAGGTGATCGCCACCAACGCCGAGAACGGCGAGCGCCTGTGGTCGGTCAAGCTCGAGGGCGACGTGACCAAGGACGGCGGCTTCCTCGGCACCGCGCCCGCCGCCGCCGGTGGCCGCGTGCTGGTCGCGACGCTCAAGGGCGAGGTGCTCGAGCTCGAGCCGGGCTCCGGCAAGGTCGCGCGCAAGCACGCCGTCGGCGCGCCGGTGCGGTCGCAGCCGGTCGCCGTCGACGGCTGGATCTACGTCGGCACCGAGGACGGCCGCCTGGTCGCGATCGACACCAAGGACCGGTCGCTGACCGGCTGGCCGATGTGGGGCGGCAACGCCGCGCGCACCGGGATCGCGACGGCGCCGTAG
- a CDS encoding radical SAM protein yields MIARLHDTLARSRANGPGTRMVVWFQGCTLGCAGCFNPATHAATGPGVDLAEVVAAIGRADVDGLTLSGGEPMQQAPAALELLLAARRRGLSTLMFSGYARAELTAQALGPAVLAHLDVLIDGRYRAEARHGHGLRGSANQAIHLLTGRHTLAEVEATPEAEVTIAADGTIALTGVAPLTIRALR; encoded by the coding sequence GTGATCGCGCGCCTGCACGACACCCTGGCGCGCAGCCGGGCCAACGGGCCGGGCACCCGCATGGTCGTCTGGTTCCAGGGCTGCACGCTCGGGTGCGCGGGCTGCTTCAACCCGGCCACCCACGCGGCCACGGGACCGGGCGTCGACCTGGCCGAGGTGGTGGCGGCGATCGGCCGGGCCGACGTCGACGGCCTCACGCTGTCGGGCGGCGAGCCGATGCAGCAGGCGCCGGCCGCGCTCGAGCTGTTGCTGGCGGCGCGCCGGCGCGGGCTGTCGACGCTGATGTTCTCGGGCTACGCCCGCGCCGAGCTGACCGCGCAGGCGCTAGGGCCGGCGGTGCTCGCGCACCTCGACGTGCTGATCGACGGCCGCTACCGCGCCGAGGCGCGCCACGGCCACGGCCTGCGCGGCTCCGCCAACCAGGCGATCCACCTGCTGACCGGGCGCCACACCCTGGCCGAGGTCGAGGCCACGCCCGAGGCCGAGGTGACGATCGCCGCCGACGGCACGATCGCGCTGACCGGCGTCGCGCCGCTGACGATCCGCGCGCTGCGCTGA
- a CDS encoding response regulator — MADRRSIIVLHHDGQLLDLLTRLFEARGYAVALAATVGQALTHLGSDREFDVVVAEWDSHRPAGGEVYRWVIDHRFDLRDRFVFLSEDPPAELDRLVAGRCLTVRPRETAEIVRVVVATAARALHQSELEARDWGEGERPTLLLADDDPMLLAAMADLLRDAGFAVTSVDSGKAAIATLDRHEFDAILVEWGMANGSGAQVFQWVVTFRPWLVERTAFLIEREAEREATEAPGRPAFWKSADAGELIAALRTLAGR; from the coding sequence TTGGCCGACCGTCGCTCGATCATCGTCCTGCACCATGACGGGCAGCTGCTCGACCTGCTGACGCGGCTGTTCGAGGCGCGCGGCTACGCCGTGGCGCTCGCGGCGACGGTCGGGCAGGCCCTCACCCACCTCGGGAGCGACCGCGAGTTCGACGTGGTCGTCGCCGAGTGGGACAGCCACCGACCCGCAGGGGGTGAGGTCTACCGGTGGGTGATCGACCACCGCTTCGATCTGCGCGATCGGTTCGTGTTCCTGTCCGAGGACCCACCCGCCGAGCTCGACCGCCTGGTCGCCGGGCGCTGCCTGACCGTGCGCCCGCGCGAGACCGCGGAGATCGTCCGGGTCGTCGTCGCGACCGCGGCGCGCGCCCTGCACCAGTCCGAGCTCGAGGCCCGCGACTGGGGCGAGGGCGAGCGCCCGACGCTGCTCCTGGCCGACGACGATCCGATGCTGCTCGCGGCCATGGCCGATCTGCTGCGCGACGCCGGGTTCGCGGTCACCTCCGTCGACAGCGGCAAGGCGGCGATCGCCACGCTCGACCGCCACGAGTTCGACGCGATCCTGGTCGAGTGGGGCATGGCCAACGGCAGCGGCGCCCAGGTGTTCCAGTGGGTCGTGACGTTCCGGCCGTGGCTGGTCGAGCGCACCGCGTTCCTGATCGAGCGCGAGGCCGAGCGCGAGGCCACCGAGGCGCCGGGCCGGCCGGCGTTCTGGAAGAGCGCCGACGCCGGCGAGTTGATCGCCGCGCTGCGCACGCTCGCGGGCCGCTGA
- a CDS encoding alkaline phosphatase D family protein — translation MANPSRRDLLRGSAAAVALAACRRSPQVQVPRIVLPRGVSAGDVDGAAAVVWAQSDRLAELLVEWDTSERFANPRRVRGPRVDPAGDLAGVVELTGLPPGQTIVYRVVFEDGRDRSAPTVGRFVTPPAAGATWRFAWSGDTCGQGYGRNPEFGGLRIFEAIRAAAPRFFLNSGDLIYGDNPIPPEIALPGGRLWRNTTDEILARVAESLADFRHRFAYNLDDLHLRALLAECAVVAQWDDHETHNNWYPGQVLDDDRYTERDASVLAARARQALFDYTPIRRGRAGAGAPIQRVLRYGPDVDLVVVDLRSFRTPNDANDRADDGAAMLGSAQARWLVDALATSRATWKIVASDQPLGVVIPDGDGPNPDQEGWGQGAGPPRGRERELAWVLGELHRRGVADVVWLTADVHYAAAHHFDPARGTAGAFTPFWEFIAGPLHAGTFGPNPLDPTFGPEARFVWAPPAGTGNLAPWDGLQSFGTVEVDGGSRALTVRLHGPGGEEKFAVTLPPTRR, via the coding sequence ATGGCGAACCCCAGTCGTCGCGACCTCCTGCGCGGATCTGCGGCCGCGGTCGCGCTGGCCGCGTGCCGGCGCTCGCCCCAGGTGCAGGTGCCGCGGATCGTGCTGCCGCGCGGGGTCTCGGCCGGCGACGTCGACGGCGCGGCCGCGGTGGTGTGGGCCCAGAGCGATCGCCTCGCGGAGCTGCTGGTCGAGTGGGACACGAGCGAGCGCTTCGCCAACCCGCGGCGCGTGCGCGGCCCGCGGGTCGACCCCGCCGGCGACCTGGCCGGCGTCGTCGAGCTGACCGGCCTCCCGCCGGGGCAGACGATCGTCTACCGGGTGGTGTTCGAGGACGGCCGCGACCGCAGCGCGCCGACGGTCGGCCGGTTCGTGACGCCGCCGGCGGCCGGCGCGACGTGGCGGTTCGCGTGGTCGGGCGACACCTGCGGCCAGGGCTACGGCCGCAACCCCGAGTTCGGCGGCCTGCGCATCTTCGAGGCGATCCGCGCGGCCGCGCCGCGGTTCTTCCTCAACTCCGGCGACCTGATCTACGGCGACAACCCGATCCCGCCGGAGATCGCGCTGCCCGGCGGGCGGCTCTGGCGCAACACCACCGACGAGATCCTGGCCCGGGTCGCCGAGTCGCTGGCCGACTTCCGCCACCGCTTCGCCTACAACCTCGACGACCTACACCTGCGCGCGCTCCTGGCCGAGTGCGCGGTGGTCGCGCAGTGGGACGATCACGAGACCCACAACAACTGGTACCCGGGCCAGGTCCTCGACGACGATCGCTACACCGAGCGCGACGCCTCGGTCCTGGCCGCGCGCGCGCGCCAGGCGCTGTTCGACTACACGCCGATCCGCCGCGGCCGGGCCGGCGCCGGCGCGCCGATCCAGCGGGTGCTGCGCTACGGCCCCGACGTCGATCTGGTCGTCGTCGATCTGCGCAGCTTCCGCACGCCCAACGACGCCAACGATCGCGCCGACGACGGCGCCGCGATGCTGGGCTCGGCCCAGGCCCGGTGGCTGGTCGACGCGCTCGCGACCTCGCGCGCCACCTGGAAGATCGTCGCCAGCGATCAGCCGCTGGGCGTGGTCATCCCCGACGGCGACGGCCCCAACCCCGACCAGGAGGGCTGGGGCCAGGGCGCGGGCCCGCCGCGGGGCCGCGAGCGCGAGCTAGCGTGGGTGCTGGGCGAGCTGCACCGGCGCGGCGTCGCCGACGTGGTGTGGCTGACCGCCGACGTCCACTACGCCGCGGCCCACCACTTCGATCCGGCCCGCGGCACCGCCGGCGCGTTCACGCCGTTCTGGGAGTTCATCGCCGGGCCGCTGCACGCCGGCACGTTCGGGCCCAACCCCCTCGATCCGACCTTCGGCCCCGAGGCGCGGTTCGTCTGGGCGCCGCCGGCGGGCACCGGCAACCTGGCGCCCTGGGACGGCCTCCAGAGCTTCGGCACCGTCGAGGTCGACGGCGGGTCGCGGGCGCTGACCGTCCGGCTCCACGGCCCCGGCGGCGAGGAGAAGTTCGCGGTGACGCTGCCCCCGACCCGGCGGTGA
- a CDS encoding FHA domain-containing protein, with protein MTLDERPQATTLHELLLEVRGGYVLHRPILVDVTPADPNGPDTTIDRTLTMQLPASGEPTLAAELAGCRFVLIGPNTLHAAAEPPITIGRSRRCGVRVDNESVSKVHGAFGFDEARGYVVVDEHSRNGTRVNGQPLAPGTATSVYAGAQVSFGDATFVFIDPPTLRKLARLAT; from the coding sequence ATGACGCTCGACGAACGGCCACAGGCGACGACGTTGCACGAGCTCCTGCTCGAGGTGCGCGGCGGTTACGTGCTGCACCGGCCGATCCTCGTCGACGTGACCCCGGCCGACCCCAACGGCCCCGACACCACGATCGACCGGACCCTGACGATGCAGCTGCCGGCCAGCGGCGAGCCGACGCTGGCCGCCGAGCTGGCCGGGTGCCGGTTCGTGCTGATCGGCCCCAACACGCTCCACGCCGCCGCCGAGCCGCCGATCACGATCGGGCGCTCGCGCCGGTGCGGCGTGCGCGTCGACAACGAGTCGGTCAGCAAGGTCCACGGGGCCTTCGGCTTCGACGAGGCCCGCGGCTACGTCGTCGTCGACGAGCACTCGCGCAACGGCACCCGCGTCAACGGTCAGCCGCTGGCGCCGGGGACCGCGACCTCGGTCTACGCCGGCGCGCAGGTCAGCTTCGGCGACGCGACGTTCGTGTTCATCGATCCTCCGACCTTGCGCAAGCTGGCGCGCCTGGCGACATGA
- a CDS encoding TIGR02646 family protein has translation MIRYRKGRCPEALAAHAATPGADWRGFTGKQPVREALVRDQHDLCAYCQRQIRPTTDMKIDHWLARSDGEAGKAGELAWDNLVGACSGETRGGAHGLSRHCDTSRGDQPVDRQRLYLHPVEGRGPDPRNYVRYQANGTAYAFPVNDAVENDLNLLNLNCE, from the coding sequence GTGATCCGGTACCGGAAAGGTCGCTGCCCCGAGGCGCTCGCAGCCCACGCGGCGACGCCTGGCGCCGACTGGCGTGGCTTCACAGGGAAGCAGCCGGTTCGAGAGGCTCTCGTCCGGGATCAACACGACCTCTGTGCCTACTGCCAGCGGCAGATCCGGCCCACGACCGACATGAAGATCGATCATTGGCTGGCGCGGAGCGACGGTGAAGCGGGGAAGGCCGGGGAGCTCGCGTGGGACAATCTGGTTGGCGCCTGCAGCGGGGAGACGCGCGGCGGCGCCCATGGCCTGTCGCGCCATTGCGACACCAGCCGCGGCGACCAGCCCGTCGACCGGCAACGACTGTATCTTCACCCCGTCGAGGGTCGAGGCCCCGACCCACGGAACTACGTTCGCTACCAAGCCAACGGGACCGCCTATGCGTTTCCCGTCAACGACGCCGTCGAAAACGACCTGAACCTCCTCAACCTCAACTGTGAG
- a CDS encoding Uma2 family endonuclease, whose product MNPMSRTVPEATYADVLALPEHVVGEIVDGELFVSPRPAPVHALAASAIAEELGPPFKRGRGGPGGWVILFEPELHLGKDVLVPDVAGWRRERMPEVPIDLPYFTLAADWVCEVLSPSTARLDRTRKLAAYARNRVGHVWFVDGLAQTLEVLRLDGDTYRIVLTASATDRVRAEPFDAIELDLAILWAR is encoded by the coding sequence ATGAACCCGATGTCGCGCACGGTGCCCGAGGCGACCTACGCCGACGTGCTGGCGCTGCCCGAGCACGTCGTCGGCGAGATCGTCGACGGCGAGCTGTTCGTGTCGCCGCGCCCCGCCCCGGTGCATGCGCTCGCGGCGTCGGCGATCGCCGAGGAGCTGGGGCCGCCGTTCAAGCGCGGTCGCGGCGGCCCCGGCGGCTGGGTGATCCTGTTCGAGCCCGAGCTCCACCTCGGCAAGGACGTGCTGGTGCCCGACGTCGCGGGCTGGCGCCGTGAGCGCATGCCCGAGGTGCCGATCGACCTGCCCTACTTCACGCTCGCCGCGGACTGGGTGTGCGAGGTGCTCTCGCCGTCGACCGCGCGCCTCGACCGCACCCGCAAGCTCGCGGCCTACGCGCGCAACCGCGTCGGCCACGTCTGGTTCGTCGACGGCCTGGCCCAGACCCTCGAGGTGCTGCGCCTCGACGGCGACACCTACCGCATCGTCCTGACCGCGAGCGCCACCGACCGCGTGCGCGCCGAGCCCTTCGACGCCATCGAGCTCGACCTCGCGATCCTGTGGGCGCGGTAG